A stretch of Desulfobacter hydrogenophilus DNA encodes these proteins:
- the ltrA gene encoding group II intron reverse transcriptase/maturase, translating into MKEPFSNDQLLERILSTENIHQAWKQVRANKGACGIDGVTVEQFPGTFRELWPQIRLDLFEGTYVPSPVLRVEIPKPDGSKRPLGIPIVLDRIIQQAIAQVLGLIFDPLFSESSCGFRPGRSAHNGVRQVKQYIGQGCTVAVDTDLSKFFDKVNHDVLMVRVSRRIKDKRVLKLIGKYLRAGVMVKDRLQATPTGVPQGGPLSPLLANILLDDLDKELERRGHHFVRYADDFIIMVKSLSAGNRVMASIRRFLEQKLRLKVNEKKSKVAPVEECGFLGFVFINGKIRWSDKSFLEFKRRLRLFTGRSWFVSMEYRYKKLAEYIRGWMNYYGISEYYRPIPGIDEWLRRRMRMCYWKQWRYTRTKIRNLLKLGTYKREAISTSLSRRGPWHMSRTRATQAGMTNKWLSEQGLISVKDQWVKIHYPATAR; encoded by the coding sequence ATGAAAGAACCATTTTCAAATGATCAACTACTGGAACGTATTCTTTCGACAGAAAATATCCATCAGGCCTGGAAACAGGTGCGTGCTAACAAAGGTGCTTGCGGAATCGACGGTGTAACTGTCGAACAATTCCCGGGAACCTTCCGTGAGTTATGGCCGCAGATACGTTTAGACTTATTTGAAGGGACATATGTTCCTTCTCCTGTTCTCAGGGTGGAAATACCGAAACCGGACGGCAGTAAACGTCCTCTTGGTATTCCCATAGTGCTGGATCGAATTATCCAGCAAGCGATAGCACAGGTCTTAGGGTTAATATTTGACCCGCTGTTTTCGGAGTCAAGTTGCGGCTTCAGGCCTGGACGGTCAGCCCATAATGGGGTCCGGCAGGTAAAACAATACATAGGACAGGGCTGTACTGTAGCCGTTGATACCGATTTGTCGAAATTTTTCGATAAAGTGAATCACGATGTCCTTATGGTTAGAGTATCCCGCCGGATAAAAGATAAGCGTGTTCTCAAGCTTATCGGTAAATATCTCAGGGCTGGCGTTATGGTCAAAGACCGTCTCCAGGCGACACCAACCGGTGTTCCCCAGGGCGGTCCACTTTCACCGTTGCTCGCTAATATCCTTCTTGATGATCTTGACAAGGAACTGGAAAGGCGCGGTCACCATTTTGTCCGGTATGCAGATGATTTCATCATTATGGTGAAGAGTCTGAGTGCCGGGAATAGGGTGATGGCAAGTATCCGAAGGTTTCTTGAACAGAAGCTTCGGCTCAAAGTCAATGAGAAGAAAAGCAAAGTAGCACCAGTGGAAGAGTGCGGCTTTCTTGGTTTTGTGTTTATAAACGGCAAAATCAGGTGGAGTGATAAATCCTTTCTGGAATTTAAGCGGCGGTTACGCCTGTTTACCGGAAGAAGTTGGTTTGTCTCCATGGAGTACCGATACAAGAAGTTAGCGGAATATATCCGGGGCTGGATGAATTATTACGGGATATCGGAATACTACCGACCTATTCCGGGAATAGATGAATGGCTCCGCCGACGGATGCGGATGTGCTACTGGAAACAATGGCGGTATACCCGTACCAAAATCCGAAATCTTCTCAAATTGGGTACTTACAAAAGAGAGGCCATTTCGACATCACTTAGCCGAAGAGGGCCATGGCATATGTCCAGAACCAGAGCAACACAAGCCGGTATGACCAATAAATGGCTGTCTGAACAAGGATTAATATCTGTCAAAGATCAGTGGGTGAAAATTCATTACCCGGCTACGGCCCGGTAA
- a CDS encoding 4Fe-4S dicluster domain-containing protein: protein MKILKISRGFDLNVAEQPDLNCAQLALPSSLGCCAGDIPHIRPKLLVKEGQRVKTGDALFTDKRDTTIQYVSPGTGQVEKVIYGHRRRLMEVVIATESEDEYVEYDPVDLDGIIDMPRDALVTVLKKGGLWQGLRQFPALDFADPDHSPALIIVVMDGNDIFSPRPGIILKDNITAFEAGMAVLRRFSNRLAVVCRKSSLEGIREQSSSVADQITHAAPDIYPAWLPGAVLYQIKQQAAENSTWYIRLDHLVMMGRFLLSGRYPVEKIVTITRPGEQHPHMRVRQGMPLSALIGAMPGNSIVTTGRFNGRVLEKDAHIGFFENTVNIIETGPEEEMFGFARPGLDKPTLSSTFLSSLFRRPANMDCTLHGETRACINCSYCERICPNDLMPSFIMKALHAGELEDALALGLMDCCRCGLCSFACPSKIELTRILSDAMDAYYKDKQ from the coding sequence ATGAAAATATTAAAAATTTCCCGGGGGTTTGACCTGAATGTGGCTGAACAGCCCGATCTGAACTGTGCTCAACTGGCCCTGCCGTCCAGTTTGGGGTGCTGTGCCGGGGACATACCGCATATTCGGCCAAAATTGCTGGTTAAAGAGGGGCAGCGCGTTAAAACCGGCGACGCCCTGTTTACGGATAAGCGGGATACAACCATACAATATGTCTCTCCGGGAACCGGTCAGGTGGAAAAAGTTATTTACGGGCACCGGCGGCGTCTGATGGAGGTTGTGATCGCAACTGAGTCCGAAGATGAGTATGTTGAATATGATCCGGTTGATTTGGACGGCATCATCGATATGCCCCGGGATGCGCTTGTGACGGTCCTCAAAAAAGGCGGCCTGTGGCAGGGCCTTCGTCAGTTTCCGGCCCTGGATTTCGCCGATCCGGATCATTCCCCTGCCTTGATTATTGTGGTCATGGACGGAAATGACATTTTTTCGCCGCGTCCGGGCATCATCCTTAAAGATAACATTACTGCCTTTGAGGCGGGCATGGCGGTTTTGCGCAGATTTTCAAATCGGTTGGCCGTGGTTTGTCGGAAAAGCAGCCTGGAAGGTATCCGGGAGCAGAGCAGTTCAGTGGCGGACCAGATCACCCATGCCGCCCCGGACATCTATCCTGCCTGGCTCCCCGGTGCCGTGCTCTATCAAATCAAGCAACAGGCGGCGGAGAACAGCACCTGGTATATCCGCCTGGATCACCTGGTCATGATGGGGCGTTTTTTACTTTCCGGCCGATATCCGGTTGAAAAAATCGTCACCATTACCCGGCCCGGGGAACAGCACCCCCATATGCGGGTCCGCCAAGGCATGCCGTTGTCTGCCCTGATCGGGGCAATGCCTGGGAATAGTATTGTCACCACAGGACGGTTCAACGGCCGGGTTTTGGAAAAGGATGCCCATATCGGTTTTTTTGAAAACACGGTTAATATCATTGAAACCGGGCCGGAGGAGGAGATGTTTGGTTTTGCCCGGCCCGGCCTTGACAAGCCCACACTCTCGTCCACATTCCTGTCTTCCCTATTCAGGCGTCCGGCAAACATGGACTGCACCCTTCACGGTGAGACGCGGGCTTGTATCAACTGCTCCTATTGCGAACGAATCTGTCCCAATGACCTTATGCCCTCCTTTATCATGAAGGCGCTGCATGCGGGTGAACTTGAAGACGCATTGGCGCTTGGGCTAATGGATTGCTGCAGGTGCGGGCTGTGCTCATTTGCCTGCCCTTCCAAAATTGAACTGACCCGGATCCTTTCGGACGCCATGGACGCCTATTACAAGGACAAACAATGA
- a CDS encoding NADH:ubiquinone reductase (Na(+)-transporting) subunit B: protein MKNPLKKIFDDTKPFFTGDGKYKKYEPIWDATKTFFFLPSQKNSFMPFVRDHLDLKRYMSIVVLSLLPVTFFGIYNTGYQAGIGAGESWPVTQCFLVGACYVLPIIIVSYAVGFAWEFLFAVIRGHNISEGFLVTGLLFPLTLPPTIPLWQVALGISFGVIIGKEVFGGTGRNILNPALTGRAFLFFSYPVSMSGDVWVAGKHLVDGVTGATALSVTGAGGQSITAALGDAGYSLGQLFTGFVPGSVGETSALCCLFGAAILMVTRIANYRVIIGGIAGLVITSVIVYLIPGGQESWSNAGPLYHLCAGGFLFGISFMATDPVSAPGTNPGRWIFGAAIGFLTVIIRVGNPAFMEGVMLAILFMNVFAPLLDHLVLKYKSSKRIPNV from the coding sequence ATGAAGAATCCTTTAAAAAAAATTTTTGATGATACAAAGCCCTTTTTTACCGGGGACGGTAAGTATAAAAAGTATGAACCTATCTGGGATGCAACAAAAACATTTTTCTTTCTGCCTTCACAGAAGAATAGTTTCATGCCCTTTGTCCGGGATCACCTGGATCTGAAACGTTACATGAGCATCGTGGTTCTATCGCTTTTGCCGGTAACCTTTTTCGGGATATACAACACCGGATATCAGGCCGGTATCGGGGCCGGGGAATCCTGGCCAGTGACCCAATGCTTTCTTGTCGGCGCCTGTTATGTGCTACCCATAATCATAGTATCCTATGCGGTGGGGTTTGCCTGGGAGTTCCTTTTTGCCGTAATACGGGGTCATAATATATCCGAAGGGTTCCTTGTTACAGGACTGCTCTTTCCCTTGACCCTGCCCCCCACCATTCCTTTGTGGCAGGTGGCCCTTGGCATCTCCTTCGGGGTAATCATCGGCAAGGAGGTTTTTGGGGGAACGGGCCGCAATATCCTGAATCCGGCACTGACCGGACGGGCCTTTTTGTTTTTCTCTTATCCGGTCTCCATGTCCGGGGATGTCTGGGTGGCGGGAAAACATCTGGTGGACGGCGTAACCGGGGCCACAGCGCTTTCCGTGACCGGTGCCGGGGGACAGTCCATTACCGCAGCCCTTGGTGATGCAGGATATTCCCTGGGGCAGCTTTTCACAGGCTTTGTGCCGGGCAGTGTGGGAGAAACTTCGGCGCTCTGCTGTCTGTTCGGTGCCGCCATTCTCATGGTGACCCGCATTGCCAATTACAGGGTCATTATCGGCGGCATTGCAGGGCTTGTCATCACAAGTGTTATTGTCTACCTGATCCCAGGAGGCCAGGAGTCCTGGTCCAATGCCGGTCCCCTTTACCATTTGTGTGCCGGCGGCTTTTTGTTCGGCATCTCCTTTATGGCCACGGATCCGGTCTCTGCGCCGGGTACCAACCCGGGCCGCTGGATTTTCGGAGCAGCCATTGGGTTTTTAACCGTGATCATCCGGGTGGGCAATCCCGCGTTCATGGAGGGGGTGATGCTGGCCATTCTGTTTATGAACGTGTTTGCGCCTTTGCTGGACCACCTGGTACTCAAGTATAAATCATCAAAAAGGATTCCCAATGTTTGA
- the nqrE gene encoding NADH:ubiquinone reductase (Na(+)-transporting) subunit E, whose amino-acid sequence MGDLFSLFINSVFIGNILLAYFLGMCSFIAVSKNVDTAAGLGFAVIFVLSVTSPVNWLIYHGLLAPGALSWLGLPDLDLSFLKFITFVAVIAAITQAVEMVIDRYSPGLYATLGVFLPLIAVNCAILGTSLFMVERNYTFIESIVFGAGSGTGWMLAIVTMAAIRKKARYSDVPTGLQGFGFTMIIAGLMAMTFMMFSGITL is encoded by the coding sequence ATGGGTGATTTGTTTAGTCTGTTTATCAATTCCGTCTTTATCGGTAACATCCTTCTGGCCTATTTCCTTGGGATGTGTTCCTTTATTGCCGTTTCCAAAAATGTGGATACTGCAGCAGGCTTAGGGTTTGCCGTTATTTTTGTGCTTTCTGTTACAAGTCCGGTCAACTGGTTGATTTATCACGGGCTTCTTGCCCCGGGCGCTTTGTCTTGGCTTGGACTTCCTGATCTTGACCTAAGCTTTTTAAAATTCATTACCTTTGTTGCCGTAATTGCCGCCATTACCCAGGCTGTGGAGATGGTCATTGACCGGTATTCGCCCGGGCTTTATGCCACGCTGGGCGTATTCTTGCCCCTGATTGCTGTAAACTGCGCCATTCTAGGCACCAGTCTTTTTATGGTGGAGCGTAATTATACGTTCATAGAGTCCATTGTCTTTGGCGCAGGTTCCGGCACCGGCTGGATGCTGGCCATTGTCACCATGGCCGCCATCCGTAAAAAAGCCCGGTATTCGGATGTGCCCACAGGGCTGCAGGGATTTGGGTTTACCATGATCATTGCCGGACTTATGGCCATGACGTTCATGATGTTTTCAGGCATCACTTTATAA
- a CDS encoding NADH:ubiquinone reductase (Na(+)-transporting) subunit D, producing the protein MKLKSKSEYQDILIKGMWTQNPVAYQVLGICSALAVTVKMSTAIVMALALTAVTACSSMIISSMRKIIPSNIRIIVELAIISTLVIVTDQVLKAYFYDISKQLSIFVGLIITNCIVLGRAEAFALANDPIDSLVDGIANGLGYGLILVVVAFIRELLGSGTFFGFQIVPGFLYDFGFQNMGLMVLAPGAFFVIGLLVWLKNSLPGISSQKK; encoded by the coding sequence ATGAAGCTTAAATCAAAAAGTGAATACCAAGACATTCTGATCAAGGGCATGTGGACCCAGAACCCTGTGGCCTACCAGGTGTTAGGGATCTGCTCGGCCCTGGCCGTGACCGTGAAGATGTCCACGGCTATTGTCATGGCCCTAGCTCTGACCGCGGTAACGGCCTGTTCATCCATGATCATCTCATCCATGAGAAAGATCATTCCTTCCAACATCAGGATTATTGTGGAACTGGCCATTATCTCCACCCTGGTGATTGTTACCGACCAGGTCCTTAAAGCCTATTTTTATGACATCTCAAAGCAGCTCTCCATTTTTGTGGGGCTGATCATCACCAACTGTATTGTTCTAGGCCGTGCCGAAGCCTTTGCCCTGGCCAACGATCCCATTGATTCTCTTGTGGACGGCATTGCCAACGGCCTGGGCTATGGTCTGATCCTTGTGGTGGTGGCCTTTATCCGGGAGCTTCTGGGGTCTGGAACCTTTTTCGGTTTCCAGATAGTGCCCGGGTTTTTATATGATTTTGGGTTCCAGAACATGGGGCTGATGGTATTGGCCCCGGGTGCCTTTTTTGTCATCGGCCTTTTGGTGTGGTTGAAAAATTCTTTGCCCGGCATTTCAAGCCAAAAAAAATAA
- a CDS encoding serine/threonine-protein kinase: MNNYLAGPDKNEQYTNLVPFDKGGMGEIYLADDTVNNEKVAIKIIDLPQKEYAEMLMRELDVSLSLSGDNIVSTLFAGKKSFASHDQIYIVQKFYNSGNLRNKIIKNIPLNECFSMMLDILNGAIVVHKKIVHRDLKPENILVDNDGNLHIADFGLAKYIEEETRTRTFKGSGTYPYMAPECWTNQENTVAMDIYALGIIFYEILAGGLPDRFSNPDDWRDYHLFSQLPDIVGFRTDVPVKLKQIISKMTEKRISDRFESVSEVSERIREAMSQSMTEQSEFSNLANLAHSTNQLLSSKKLEQKRIEEEKEKLEKTLNFHVEELFSDIKRIVNGINSQLEGVEIQLTNSRFTGVIESRKLELKFNNKSIYIQFYPSSTFPSYERDRAVNIRNIQGSRRDIFFQPPGASIFEQKNFILLGNVHCNHQNPNLHACYGFNPILVKAKEEQYGKWYRAQFKDSSLGHQLNRKDFSLRDADFLQEFENCFAMHTLDVDYQELKDADLTRAIQEILTP, from the coding sequence ATGAATAATTATTTAGCTGGCCCTGATAAAAATGAGCAATACACAAACCTAGTTCCTTTTGATAAAGGGGGAATGGGCGAAATATATCTAGCAGATGACACTGTTAATAATGAGAAAGTTGCCATCAAGATCATAGATTTGCCACAAAAAGAATATGCAGAAATGCTAATGAGAGAGTTGGATGTCTCTCTAAGCTTATCAGGAGACAATATAGTATCAACATTATTTGCTGGTAAAAAATCTTTTGCTAGCCATGATCAAATATATATAGTTCAAAAGTTCTATAATTCTGGAAATCTTAGAAATAAAATAATTAAAAATATTCCGCTGAATGAGTGTTTTAGCATGATGCTTGACATTCTTAATGGTGCAATAGTTGTTCACAAAAAAATAGTCCACAGAGATTTAAAACCCGAAAATATTCTTGTTGATAATGATGGAAATTTACATATAGCAGACTTTGGTCTAGCGAAATATATCGAAGAAGAAACGAGAACACGAACATTTAAAGGCAGTGGTACATACCCGTACATGGCACCAGAGTGTTGGACCAATCAAGAAAATACAGTTGCAATGGACATTTATGCTCTAGGGATAATATTTTATGAAATATTAGCTGGTGGCCTACCAGATCGATTTTCAAATCCTGACGATTGGAGAGATTACCATCTATTCTCTCAATTACCAGATATCGTTGGATTCAGAACAGATGTCCCAGTAAAGCTAAAACAAATAATTTCAAAAATGACAGAGAAAAGGATATCCGATAGATTTGAATCCGTATCCGAGGTTAGCGAAAGAATTAGAGAGGCCATGAGTCAGTCTATGACGGAACAAAGCGAATTCTCTAATCTCGCAAATTTAGCCCACTCAACTAACCAATTGTTATCATCAAAAAAATTAGAACAAAAGCGCATAGAAGAAGAAAAAGAGAAACTTGAGAAAACCCTTAACTTTCACGTAGAAGAACTATTTTCAGACATCAAAAGAATTGTCAATGGTATTAACTCGCAACTTGAAGGTGTAGAAATACAATTGACAAATAGCCGTTTCACAGGTGTTATTGAATCTCGAAAGTTGGAACTTAAATTTAATAATAAATCTATATATATACAGTTTTATCCTAGTTCAACATTTCCTTCTTACGAGCGTGATAGAGCTGTAAACATAAGAAATATTCAAGGAAGTCGACGTGACATTTTCTTTCAACCTCCTGGGGCGAGCATTTTTGAACAAAAGAACTTTATTCTTTTAGGCAATGTTCATTGCAATCATCAAAACCCTAACCTTCATGCATGTTATGGTTTCAATCCTATTTTGGTGAAAGCAAAAGAAGAGCAATATGGTAAATGGTATAGAGCGCAATTCAAAGATTCATCCTTGGGACATCAATTAAATAGAAAAGATTTTTCTTTAAGAGATGCTGATTTTTTACAAGAGTTTGAAAATTGTTTTGCAATGCATACTCTAGACGTTGATTATCAAGAACTTAAAGACGCAGATTTAACGAGAGCAATACAGGAAATTCTTACACCATAA
- a CDS encoding peptidylprolyl isomerase, translated as MADLTAVMETSKGTINITLFADKTPYTVGNFVNLAKREYYNGLTFHRVISDFMIQGGCPYGNGMGDPGYKFEDEFKKDLKHDKPGILSMANAGPGTNGSQFFITHVPTPHLDGMHTVFGAVVSQADLDVVNSIAQGDTIESITIKGNVGSVFKKIKSKLDEWNKTLNKSFPKLPKA; from the coding sequence ATGGCAGATTTGACAGCAGTGATGGAAACCTCAAAAGGCACCATTAACATTACGCTTTTTGCAGACAAGACCCCGTATACCGTGGGGAATTTTGTAAACCTTGCCAAACGCGAATATTATAACGGTTTAACCTTTCACCGTGTAATTTCGGATTTCATGATCCAGGGCGGATGTCCTTACGGTAATGGTATGGGTGACCCGGGCTATAAATTTGAAGATGAATTCAAAAAAGATCTTAAACATGACAAGCCCGGCATCCTGTCAATGGCCAATGCCGGTCCCGGGACAAACGGCAGCCAGTTTTTTATTACCCATGTGCCCACGCCCCATCTCGACGGTATGCACACGGTATTCGGCGCAGTTGTCAGCCAGGCAGATCTGGACGTAGTCAACAGTATTGCCCAGGGAGATACCATTGAAAGTATCACCATCAAAGGCAATGTGGGTTCTGTGTTCAAAAAGATTAAATCTAAACTGGATGAGTGGAATAAAACCCTGAATAAATCCTTTCCCAAGCTTCCCAAAGCTTAA
- a CDS encoding M24 family metallopeptidase, translating to MIDTLLPLDLTPETEISQRIQTLKEKMTQAGVDGVFLTHRPDYYYFSGSAQDAWLYVTLEHEPLLFVKRYLPRAVAESPLTHIIPVHSVTEIPQIIKDSHGCFAKTMGIAFDLVPVRDFRFYQSLFFGCTWQDATPLIMSCRAKKSAYEIGIMQDVAKISSRVFDFIAENLEPGIRETDLAGRIEAFARTQGHSGRLQTRHYRSVGFNFHIMGGESGGQSGALDSPVCGTGMYTAYPFGAGTRVIEKNDPVLIDLGTMAFGYHMDESRMFVAGKMDSQADAASQAAIDILFHVKDAMKPGVAMKTIFQLSVTMADKLGYREQFLGLSELKAKFLGHGIGVELVEDPIISKGRSTMLEPGMVFAVEPKFIFKDRFAAGIESVIQITETGSRFLSTVPNKVFVI from the coding sequence ATGATAGACACACTTTTGCCTCTGGATTTGACCCCTGAAACAGAAATCAGCCAACGGATACAGACCCTGAAAGAAAAGATGACCCAGGCCGGCGTGGACGGCGTATTTTTGACCCACAGGCCGGATTATTACTACTTCAGCGGCTCGGCCCAGGATGCCTGGCTATATGTGACCCTGGAACATGAACCTCTTTTATTCGTAAAAAGATACCTTCCCAGAGCGGTTGCCGAAAGCCCGCTGACCCATATTATCCCGGTTCATTCCGTCACGGAAATTCCCCAGATCATCAAGGACAGTCACGGGTGTTTTGCAAAAACCATGGGCATCGCCTTTGACCTTGTTCCGGTGAGGGATTTTAGATTTTATCAATCGTTGTTTTTTGGTTGTACCTGGCAGGATGCCACCCCGTTGATCATGTCCTGCCGGGCAAAAAAATCAGCATATGAGATTGGCATTATGCAGGATGTGGCAAAAATATCCAGCCGGGTGTTTGACTTTATTGCCGAGAATCTTGAACCCGGCATCCGGGAAACGGACCTGGCAGGCCGCATTGAGGCCTTTGCCAGAACCCAGGGCCACTCGGGCCGCCTTCAGACTCGCCATTACAGATCCGTTGGGTTTAACTTCCATATCATGGGCGGTGAAAGCGGGGGGCAGTCAGGGGCACTTGATTCTCCGGTATGCGGCACAGGTATGTACACGGCCTATCCCTTTGGTGCAGGCACCCGTGTGATTGAAAAAAATGATCCCGTACTCATTGATCTGGGCACCATGGCCTTTGGCTATCACATGGATGAATCCCGGATGTTTGTGGCAGGAAAAATGGACAGCCAGGCAGATGCCGCAAGCCAGGCAGCCATTGACATTCTTTTCCATGTCAAGGATGCCATGAAGCCTGGTGTTGCCATGAAAACGATTTTTCAGCTATCCGTGACCATGGCGGACAAGCTGGGATATAGGGAACAATTTTTAGGCCTTTCCGAATTAAAAGCCAAATTTTTAGGACATGGCATTGGTGTTGAACTGGTGGAGGACCCCATCATTTCAAAGGGACGAAGCACAATGCTTGAACCGGGAATGGTGTTTGCCGTGGAGCCGAAATTTATTTTTAAAGACCGGTTCGCCGCAGGCATAGAAAGCGTAATCCAGATAACGGAAACCGGCAGCCGATTTCTGAGCACAGTACCCAACAAGGTGTTCGTAATTTAA
- a CDS encoding FMN-binding protein, translating into MFEKNSKAHVILFALVLSVVCSLLITAAATGLRARQQDNMALDKKVNLLRAAGLVDEGQNPGKETINTLYEQRIEEAVVDRQGKIIETENADGMHLYFVHAKDARDGHDSNDISGYIVPINTRGLWGKIHGYLAFKNDGQTVSGFSVFSHSETPGLGGEIESAWFQKNFKGKKIFNSQDKFVSIGIAKGKAGDLPKEEQENYVDGISGATLTGRYLSEGIKNTLMKYEGVSVTFRQRQLKAKDGNPSHD; encoded by the coding sequence ATGTTTGAGAAAAACTCAAAAGCCCATGTCATCCTTTTTGCCCTTGTCTTGTCCGTGGTGTGCAGCCTTTTGATTACAGCTGCGGCAACGGGGCTTAGGGCTCGGCAGCAGGATAACATGGCACTGGACAAAAAAGTGAACCTGTTGCGGGCCGCAGGCCTTGTGGATGAGGGACAAAATCCTGGGAAAGAGACCATTAACACCCTTTATGAGCAACGTATTGAAGAGGCTGTAGTGGACCGCCAAGGCAAAATCATTGAAACAGAAAACGCTGACGGCATGCATCTGTATTTTGTCCATGCAAAGGACGCCCGGGATGGTCATGATTCCAATGACATTTCCGGCTATATCGTGCCCATCAATACCCGGGGGTTGTGGGGAAAAATCCATGGGTACCTGGCCTTTAAAAATGACGGGCAGACCGTATCGGGATTTTCCGTGTTCAGCCACTCTGAAACCCCGGGCCTTGGCGGGGAGATTGAAAGTGCCTGGTTTCAGAAAAATTTTAAGGGCAAAAAGATCTTCAATTCCCAGGATAAGTTTGTCTCCATAGGCATTGCCAAGGGAAAGGCCGGAGATCTGCCCAAAGAGGAACAGGAAAATTATGTGGACGGTATCTCCGGGGCCACCCTGACGGGCAGGTATCTGTCCGAAGGCATTAAAAATACCCTGATGAAATACGAGGGGGTATCGGTGACCTTCCGGCAGAGACAATTAAAAGCAAAAGATGGAAACCCATCCCATGACTAA
- a CDS encoding pancreas/duodenum homeobox protein 1, with product MVQKDFDSVLTQEFLDELLPPERSDQFFDALYGDASEGAYDIRLEPISISGSRIVLAFNLLRRPDKCLVCSLTYGLPNVFTRHPLINIKGMIEKIKEAGIPAKSWRLGDTEENSASLHLIPLYIDLD from the coding sequence ATGGTTCAAAAAGATTTTGACAGCGTACTCACCCAAGAATTTTTAGATGAGCTGTTGCCACCTGAAAGAAGTGATCAGTTTTTTGATGCACTGTATGGTGATGCCTCAGAAGGCGCCTATGACATCAGGCTGGAGCCTATCAGTATTTCCGGCAGCCGTATCGTCCTTGCCTTTAATCTGCTGCGGCGGCCGGACAAATGCCTGGTGTGCAGCCTGACATACGGACTGCCCAATGTATTCACCCGGCACCCCCTGATCAATATCAAAGGCATGATTGAAAAAATCAAAGAAGCCGGAATTCCGGCGAAAAGCTGGCGTTTAGGAGATACCGAAGAAAATTCCGCTTCCCTTCATCTTATTCCTTTGTACATTGACCTGGACTGA